A genomic region of Staphylococcus roterodami contains the following coding sequences:
- a CDS encoding HAD family hydrolase — protein sequence MYRAVIFDFDGTIIDTEQHLFNVINKHLDNYNVDPVSIDFYRASIGGSATDLHDYLIKAIGSENKEKIYEEHHRTSKLLPMIDTIKSLMAFLKQRHIPMAIATSSVKAEIMPTFKALGLDDYIDVVVGREDVELVKPDPELYLTAVQQLNYMPTQCLAIEDSVNGATAAITAGLDVIVNTNEMTSAQDFTTVEYVAKDLNYDQIVARFFSK from the coding sequence ATGTATAGAGCAGTTATATTTGATTTCGATGGAACTATAATAGATACCGAACAACATTTGTTTAATGTCATTAATAAACATTTAGACAATTATAACGTCGATCCGGTTAGTATAGATTTTTATCGTGCATCTATTGGTGGATCAGCAACTGATTTACATGATTATTTAATTAAAGCTATAGGTTCAGAAAATAAAGAGAAAATATATGAAGAGCATCATCGCACAAGTAAGTTGTTACCTATGATTGACACGATTAAATCTTTAATGGCATTTTTAAAACAACGTCATATACCTATGGCAATTGCAACAAGTAGTGTAAAAGCAGAAATTATGCCGACTTTTAAGGCGCTTGGATTAGATGATTATATAGATGTTGTCGTTGGTAGAGAAGATGTTGAGCTCGTTAAACCTGACCCTGAGCTATATTTAACAGCGGTACAACAATTAAATTATATGCCTACTCAATGTTTGGCTATCGAAGATTCTGTAAATGGTGCAACAGCAGCAATAACAGCAGGGTTAGACGTTATCGTTAATACAAATGAAATGACAAGTGCACAGGATTTTACAACTGTTGAATATGTAGCGAAAGATTTAAACTACGATCAAATCGTTGCACGTTTCTTTTCGAAATAG